The Sebastes fasciatus isolate fSebFas1 chromosome 13, fSebFas1.pri, whole genome shotgun sequence genome includes a region encoding these proteins:
- the LOC141780688 gene encoding hemoglobin embryonic subunit alpha-like isoform X2, producing the protein MTSLTARDKDTVRAFWGKVSGKAEDIGTQAVARMLVVYPQTKTYFAHWKDQSPTSPSAKKHGITVMGGVADAVTKIDDLKGGLLNLSELHAFTLRVDPANFKIISHCILVVMAIMFPTDFTPEVHMSLDKFLAALALALAEKYR; encoded by the exons ATGACCAGTCTCACTGCTAGGGATAAGGACACAGTCAGAGCCTTCTGGGGTAAGGTCTCTGGAAAGGCGGAGGACATCGGCACCCAAGCTGTGGCCAG GATGCTGGTGGTGTACCCGCAGACCAAGACTTACTTCGCCCACTGGAAGGACCAGAGCCCCACCTCTCCCTCTGCGAAGAAGCACGGAATAACCGTGATGGGTGGAGTTGCAGATGCTGTGACCAAAATTGACGACCTGAAAGGAGGTCTTCTGAACCTCAGTGAGCTGCATGCCTTCACTCTGCGTGTGGACCCTGCCAACTTCAAG ATTATCTCCCACTGCATCCTTGTGGTCATGGCCATCATGTTCCCCACCGATTTCACCCCTGAGGTCCACATGTCTCTGGACAAGTTCCTGGCTGCTCTGGCTCTGGCCCTGGCTGAGAAGTACCGATAA
- the kank2 gene encoding KN motif and ankyrin repeat domain-containing protein 2 — MAQVLHMDPGFPGKLNPPAPPSLHGKEQEAPYSVETPYGYHLDLDFLKYVNDIEKGNTIKKVPIQRRPRYGSLPRGYGYTGSWWTSTESLCSNTSMDSRHSSFSYCAPGFHTSQRPSFSSARVEKTLLDARRKLEEEKEGRRFSNLGSMHSSVAGSNTSLSSAHSYNRAHGGGGSYTPLSSGLSTPVTPTPAHLQHVREQMAAALRKIKELEEQVKTIPVLQVKISVLQEEKRQLSVQLKSQKFLGHSLSFNRGRSRGELYIDIPEEEVSTGAKSSNKPLSPTTPEGSKLQDSGCEIEDTVIVGGARPDAKREVRTIGVGPDVLRGSRQVGVGVREEDLGLLPETEALKNQVGQLEGQLKRTVQELQDAQQQATAIQSVQKAPQAEHPVMATSVGWQEPQSCSLHTLVSFTQLPQQREQRTVGIQVYTLEQPTVVEVGTLLRAETCSSPSLQPAAGVVEGHHSGQAEDAPVELPIAVSSKQVRDVLKSELSTSVPVANPAIAVGTSGNQMSLLHSKEEETHLHTSTEAVQSQEGPKTASSPQSSLRSIMKRKAEGEPGSPSTKKNLQFIGVNGGYESTSSDDSSSESSDEASDSSEYHEAREKLESAAQHQQITHSQASQPPESNSVPQQTAVILPAVIPDSQQSPNQPAPVDTTPQSPATDTASDSTPTPPCPANDAASTETVTLEITSTSSSTESTPEQSSVTSTLCVTKTTEITEQQYTVQSETTVLSSQSEPKPAAESIPNNTATASAKQVRLDLSDSLMSALHALQKALGEPNAFSQQGARAAYTTVLQEWLRVSCHKAADTVVVKAYMNTFGSVSPQLLEFVINMADGNGNTALHYTVSHSNFPVVKLLLDTGLCNADKQNKAGYTAIMLTALAAFHSDNDLQTVLQLLRTGDVNAKASQAGQTALMLAVSHGRGDMVRALLSCGAQVNIRDDDGSTALMCACEHGHVDIVRQLLSVPGCDVTLTDNDGSTALSIALEASQNDIAVLLYAHLNFAKPPSPVSPKAPLLGSSPPAGETK; from the exons ATGGCTCAGGTGCTGCATATGGACCCCGGCTTCCCAG GGAAACTCAACCCGCCTGCTCCCCCTTCCCTGCACGGCAAAGAACAGGAGGCGCCCTACTCAGTGGAGACCCCCTATGGCTACCATCTGGACCTCGACTTCCTCAAATATGTTAACGACATAGAGAAGGGAAACACTATCAAGAAGGTACCGATCCAACGGCGGCCACGCTATGGCTCCCTGCCCCGCGGCTATGGCTACACCGGCTCCTGGTGGACCTCCACAGAGTCTCTGTGCTCCAACACCAGCATGGACAGCCGACACTCCTCCTTCTCTTACTGCGCCCCCGGCTTCCACACGTCGCAGAGGCCCAGCTTCAGCAGTGCCCGGGTGGAGAAGACCCTTTTGGATGCACGCAGGAagctggaggaagagaaagaggggcGGAGATTCTCCAACCTGGGCAGCATGCACAGCAGCGTAGCAGGCTCCAACACCTCTCTCAGCAGTGCACACAGCTACAACCGAGCCCACGGTGGAGGTGGATCCTACACCCCATTGAGTTCTGGCCTGTCCACCCCAGTGACCCCAACACCAGCCCACCTGCAGCACGTCAGGGAGCAGATGGCCGCGGCCCTCAGGAAGATaaaggagctggaggagcaggTGAAGACCATCCCTGTGCTGCAGGTCAAAATATCTGTGCTGCAGGAGGAGAAACGGCAGCTCAGCGTCCAGCTGAAGAGCCAGAAGTTCCTGGGTCATAGTCTGAGTTTCAACCGAGGTCGTTCCCGAGGAGAGCTTTACATCGACATCCCTGAAGAAGAGGTGAGCACTGGAGCTAAGAGCAGCAACAAGCCGCTGTCTCCCACCACACCCGAGGGCTCCAAGCTTCAAGATTCAGGCTGTGAGATTGAGGACACGGTGATTGTGGGTGGAGCGCGACCAGATGCAAAGCGGGAAGTGCGCACCATCGGAGTGGGACCAGATGTGTTGAGGGGGAGTCGTCAGGTGGGAGTCGGGGTTCGGGAGGAGGATCTGGGGCTGCTGCCAGAGACGGAGGCTCTTAAGAATCAAGTGGGTCAGCTTGAGGGCCAGCTAAAGAGGACGGTGCAGGAGCTGCAGGACGCGCAGCAGCAGGCTACAGCGATCCAGAGTGTCCAGAAGGCCCCTCAGGCAGAGCATCCGGTCATGGCTACCAGCGTGGGCTGGCAGGAGCCACAAAGCTGCAGTCTGCACACTCTGGTCAGCTTCACACAGCTGCCCCAGCAGAGGGAACAGAGAACTGTGGGGATCCAGGTGTACACACTGGAGCAGCCCACCGTGGTGGAGGTGGGCACACTGCTCCGAGCAGAGACCTGCAGCTCCCCCTCCCTTCAACCGGCTGCAGGAGTCGTGGAGGGTCACCACAGCGGACAGGCTGAAG ATGCTCCAGTTGAGTTGCCGATTGCAGTCAGCTCCAAGCAGGTGCGCGACGTCCTTAAGAGCGAGTTATCCACTTCGGTACCTGTAGCTAATCCTGCCATCGCTGTCGGCACATCTGGTAATCAGATGTCTTTGTTGCattcaaaagaagaagaaacacaccTGCATACATCCACAGAGGCTGTCCAGTCACAAGAAGGCCCTAAGACAG CCTCATCTCCACAGTCCTCTCTGAGGTCCATAATGAAGCGGAAAGCAGAAGGTGAACCAGGATCTCCCTCTACAAAGAAGAACCTACAGTTCATTGGAGTCAATGGAGG CTACGAGTCCACATCATCAGACGACAGCAGCAGCGAGAGCTCAGATGAGGCGAGTGACTCCAGCGAATATCATGAAGCCAGAGAAAAACTAGAGTCAGCGGCCCAGCACCAGCAAATAACCCACAGCCAGGCTTCCCAGCCTCCAGAAAGCAACAGCGTACCTCAACAGACTGCCGTCATACTACCAGCCGTCATTCCAGACTCACAGCAGAGTCCCAACCAGCCTGCACCTGTAGACACAACCCCCCAGTCACCAGCAACGGACACTGCCTCCGACTCCACTCCTACACCTCCATGTCCAGCAAACGATGCTGCCTCTACAGAGACTGTCACCCTGGAGATCACCTCCACATCATCAAGCACTGAATCCACTCCTGAACAAAGCTCAGTTACTTCAACGCTGTGTGTCACTAAAACCACTGAGATTACCGAGCAGCAATACACCGTCCAGTCAGAAACAACCGTCCTCTCCAGCCAGTCAGAGCCAAAGCCGGCAGCTGAAAGCATCCCAAATAACACTGCCACAGCGTCTGCCAAGCAAGTCAG GCTGGACCTGAGTGACAGCCTGATGTCAGCTCTTCATGCCCTGCAGAAAGCCCTGGGGGAACCCAACGCCTTCAGCCAACAAGGAGCA AGGGCGGCCTACACCACCGTGCTGCAGGAGTGGCTGCGCGTGTCCTGTCACAAAGCGGCGGACACGGTTGTTGTCAAGGCCTATATGAACACCTTCGGCTCAGTCTCGCCTCAGCTGCTGGAGTTTGTGATCAACATGGCAGACGGCAACGGGAACACGGCGCTTCACTACACCGTCTCCCACTCCAACTTCCCCGTGGTGAAACTGCTGCTGGACACCG GCCTGTGTAACGCTGACAAGCAGAACAAGGCGGGCTACACGGCCATCATGCTGACGGCTCTGGCCGCCTTCCACTCTGACAATGACCTTCAAACCGTCCTGCAGCTGCTGCGCACGGGGGATGTCAACGCCAAGGCCAGCCAG GCCGGTCAGACGGCGCTGATGCTGGCAGTCAGCCATGGTCGAGGGGACATGGTGCGGGCGCTGCTGTCCTGCGGGGCACAGGTCAACATCCGTGATGACGACGGCTCCACAGCGCTCATGTGTGCCTGTGAACACGGTCACGTGGACATTGTGCGTCAGCTACTGTCTGTGCCAGGCTGTGATGTCACTCTCACTGACAAT GACGGCAGCACTGCTCTGTCCATAGCCCTGGAGGCCAGCCAGAACGACATCGCTGTGCTTCTGTATGCTCACCTCAACTTTGCAAAGCCTCCTTCCCCT GTTTCACCGAAGGCTCCTCTCTTGGgttcctctcctcctgccggtgaaacaaaataa
- the LOC141780688 gene encoding hemoglobin embryonic subunit alpha-like isoform X1, whose amino-acid sequence MVFCCSSLVVLPSQRGHHHGQELLESCLLFTSEGITQPTSNHNGQAVRQELQHNKHQKKHQQHESYTHSTDKMTSLTARDKDTVRAFWGKVSGKAEDIGTQAVARMLVVYPQTKTYFAHWKDQSPTSPSAKKHGITVMGGVADAVTKIDDLKGGLLNLSELHAFTLRVDPANFKIISHCILVVMAIMFPTDFTPEVHMSLDKFLAALALALAEKYR is encoded by the exons ATGGTCTTCTGTTGCAGCTCTCTAGTGGTACTGCCTTCCCAGAGAGGCCACCACCACGGTCAGGAACTTCTGGAAAGCTGCCTGCTTTTCACCAGTGAAGGCATTACCCAACCGACCAGCAACCACAATGGTCAGGCAGTCAGACAGGAGCTGCAACACAACAAGCATcagaaaaaacatcaacaacatgaaAG CTACACTCATTCAACCGACAAGATGACCAGTCTCACTGCTAGGGATAAGGACACAGTCAGAGCCTTCTGGGGTAAGGTCTCTGGAAAGGCGGAGGACATCGGCACCCAAGCTGTGGCCAG GATGCTGGTGGTGTACCCGCAGACCAAGACTTACTTCGCCCACTGGAAGGACCAGAGCCCCACCTCTCCCTCTGCGAAGAAGCACGGAATAACCGTGATGGGTGGAGTTGCAGATGCTGTGACCAAAATTGACGACCTGAAAGGAGGTCTTCTGAACCTCAGTGAGCTGCATGCCTTCACTCTGCGTGTGGACCCTGCCAACTTCAAG ATTATCTCCCACTGCATCCTTGTGGTCATGGCCATCATGTTCCCCACCGATTTCACCCCTGAGGTCCACATGTCTCTGGACAAGTTCCTGGCTGCTCTGGCTCTGGCCCTGGCTGAGAAGTACCGATAA
- the LOC141781584 gene encoding hemoglobin embryonic subunit alpha-like — protein MTSLTARDKDTVRAFWAKVSGKAEDIGTQAVARMLVVYPQTKTYFAHWKDQSPTSPSAKKHGITVMGGVADAVTKIDDLKGGLLNLSELHAFTLRVDPANFKIISHCILVVMAIMFPTDFTPEVHMSLDKFLAALALALAEKYR, from the exons ATGACCAGTCTCACTGCTAGGGACAAGGACACAGTCAGAGCCTTCTGGGCTAAAGTGTCTGGAAAGGCGGAGGACATCGGCACCCAAGCTGTGGCCAG GATGCTGGTGGTGTACCCGCAGACCAAGACTTACTTCGCCCACTGGAAGGACCAGAGCCCCACCTCTCCCTCTGCGAAGAAGCACGGAATAACCGTGATGGGTGGAGTTGCAGATGCTGTGACCAAAATTGACGACCTGAAAGGAGGTCTTCTGAACCTCAGTGAGCTGCATGCCTTCACTCTGCGTGTGGACCCTGCCAACTTCAAG ATTATCTCCCACTGCATCCTTGTGGTCATGGCCATCATGTTCCCCACCGATTTCACCCCTGAGGTCCACATGTCTCTGGACAAGTTCCTGGCTGCTCTGGCTCTGGCCCTGGCTGAGAAGTACCGATAA
- the LOC141781585 gene encoding hemoglobin embryonic subunit alpha-like has protein sequence MVFCCSSLVVLPSQRGHHHGQELLESCLLFTSEGITQPTSNHNGQAVRQELQHNKHQKKHQQHESYTHSTDKMTSLTARDKDTVRAFWGKVSGKAEDIGTQAVARMLVVYPQTKTYFAHWKDQSPTSPSAKKHGITVMGGVADAVTKIDDLKGGLLNLSELHAFTLRVDPANFKIISHCILVVMAIMFPTDFTPEVHMSLDKFLAALALALAEKYR, from the exons ATGGTCTTCTGTTGCAGCTCTCTAGTGGTACTGCCTTCCCAGAGAGGCCACCACCACGGTCAGGAACTTCTGGAAAGCTGCCTGCTTTTCACCAGTGAAGGCATTACCCAACCGACCAGCAACCACAATGGTCAGGCAGTCAGACAGGAGCTGCAACACAACAAGCATcagaaaaaacatcaacaacatgaaAG CTACACTCATTCAACCGACAAGATGACCAGTCTCACTGCTAGGGATAAGGACACAGTCAGAGCCTTCTGGGGTAAGGTCTCTGGAAAGGCGGAGGACATCGGCACCCAAGCTGTGGCCAG GATGCTGGTGGTGTACCCGCAGACCAAGACTTACTTCGCCCACTGGAAGGACCAGAGCCCCACCTCTCCCTCTGCGAAGAAGCACGGAATAACCGTGATGGGTGGAGTTGCAGATGCTGTGACCAAAATTGACGACCTGAAAGGAGGTCTTCTGAACCTCAGTGAGCTGCATGCCTTCACTCTGCGTGTGGACCCTGCCAACTTCAAG ATTATCTCCCACTGCATCCTTGTGGTCATGGCCATCATGTTCCCCACCGATTTCACCCCTGAGGTCCACATGTCTCTGGACAAGTTCCTGGCT